The DNA segment TGGCCCTTGCGGCGGCGTGCacggcgccactgcgcatgctcaaTCATTTTTAATAGCGTTTTTTCATCAGTAACTAAATAACGGATAAGGTGGAGAGAGAACGTGTTATCTTCCACATGACTACTGTACTTTCGCTTATTGACGCTAGCTGCGGTTGATTCCGCAGTGCTCTCTAGTACGACATTCGCAATTTCGCTGTCTGATATCACAATGCCCCCATAGATTTCATAAAGTTATATTGCAAATGTTTTGCGTTCAGACTCGTTAACTGTGATACACTTTATGCGGTTTTGATCTCGACCACTGTGCTTGTTTACGGAACTTTTCTGTTCATGCTGGGGCAAACAAAGCTGGTTTTATAACAAAAGGCGCTGTTCTTGAAATCGGAAGCTGGAGGCACTCCCCATTTGCGACGGGGCGTGTATTCGATTTTATAATACCAAAAGTTGATTTTAAAAGACCTAATTTTTTGTTCACAACGAAATCTTGTTGTCCAAATACAGCGCGGTTGCGTTAGAAAGACTGcagaagaaaaaggaagaaaaacttcATCAATGGAGACACTTGTAATTATGTAGAGAAAGTGATAGCAAAGCAGGAGCGAAATTGGCGAAGGAAAACAAGGTGTTTGAGCAAGACTTTcaccccttttctgttcatgaggaagaatccggTGTTGCTTACCAGCAtctttttcattttaattacctggacacaggtgaatagtcacccgattcttggtcgATCCTTCAGTGCCATCTCGTGATAGGCTAATAACAACACTTGTAATCTTGCAGTGTGGCCATATGCCTCCAGGACTGCTATATTACTTGTGCGCTAATCCTTGCGCGCTTCTGCAGTCTTCTATGCACGTATGCGTAACGCGCTGGCATGCTGAGTGCTTTCTCTCTTTCGCTGACGTGAAGGCAAACACGCTTTCCAGCTCAATATTTCACACTAGGAACCTTCATGTAATCAAGGGTGACCCTGTATTTTTCATTGGGAACCTTGATGCATTTAACAATAGCAAGACTATGATACCTCTATGTTGTGATGGTGGGTACGAGGGTACCGATCAAGTTCCACCGCACGCCATCGTTTTATCCCGTGTTACGCGAGTTTCAGTACCAAGTTAAAATCAGTTTTTACCGATCATACCATGCTTTTTATCCTATCAGTATAAGGCAAGATATATTTTGATTTACACCCTGATCTCGCAACGAACTCCGCGAACAACATAACAGGAGTGAAAAGAAAGGGTGCTCAGGGCCCGCGCTGAATGTAACCAGACGAAAAGGTGACATGTAGAGAAAGAGAAAGCAAAGCCGGAGCGACAATGGCGAAGGAAAACAAGGTATTTGAGCAAGATAGAAAAAGAGAGAGATCGAAACAATTTTTCTTTATGAATTTTTGATGGAATGTGTGGGGGGGGAGGGGTTAGGCCCGCCAGCTGGCCACGAGCCTTTGGAGCACAGCGATTCCTTGGGGTCGGGGTACCGCTCACAGAGCTGCAGATCTATCGGGGGAATGTCCGAGGGACATGCGTGGAGAATTGTGACATAGGGTGGCCTGGGAAGATAGAAAACATAATGCGCGTATCTATCATTCTCAGAGGTCGAGCTCATATCTAAAAAGAGTGATAAAAAAACGCTCACGTCGCACCATCGAGAGTAAAAGTGCGATCCCTGAGGAAATTTGGTAATCGAGGCCGAAGAACGTAGGTGTGCGCTCAGGCTGAGAGCAGGAACCTAGCTTTGTTCCTCGCCGCGCCTTTCTTATTCCGCGCCTGGGGGTCCGGAGACAGAGGCTGATAGAAGAAAACGTTGACGACCGTCGGAAGCCGGAGCCGAAGGCGCGCGACAGAAGACGACGAAGGCCGTGCTCCTGCACGTGTTCGATTCTAAGCTGGATGACACTGACCACCAGGGCCAGCAGTGTCCGGCGAGAATTGCGTGGCGCGCCGTTTCCGTCATCCTAAACCTCCATCAAGGCGTCAGAGCAAGGCATGGAGTCGACCACGATGTCCCTCCACGAAGAACAGTGCCCTGTCGACGAGTACCCGGTCGCCAAAGAGGTCATGCGAGCCATCCAGAACACCGACCCGATGTGCTTCGGTGCGCTCACGTCGGGCCcgcagttcgtcgagcagaaGAGGTCCCAACAGGAGATCTGCGTGCTGACCGACCAGACGAAGGCCGCCGCAGAGTCGAACCGGATAGAGAAAAGCGGCGGATACGTGTTCCAGAACCAGACGCTGCCCCCACCGTTCAGCTCTGGTGGCAAACCCTTCCGCTAGCCGCTCAATTTCTACCGGTGAGCTTCCATTTTCTAATAGCCTTACTTTTGCTTTTCCTCTATTTTcttctgtgtttttttctttcgcctttcCTACCTGCTTCCGCGCACTCATGTTCCGCTGCTTTTCGTCCATGCAGACCGGGCCTCTGCTATCATCTGCTTGATCGTGCGGACACTCGACTGCCAAGAGCACTTAGCCAGCTTGACCGGCTGTCCGTAACCTGCGCGCTTATGGACTACGGCCCTTGTGGCGGCGCTCACGGCGCCACTGTGCATGCTCAATAATAGCATGCCATCGATTTCTCACCGATAACTAAATGACTGAAGATGAGCCAGGGATACGCTCGTAATTTATATGCCGACTGTAACTGCGTTTATTTTGCAGCTCACTACCATTGTCATTGTCAGTGTCGCTGTGTAAAATAAAAATGCGTTCTTTTTTTATAAAGTTCTCTTCCAAATGTTTCGCGTCCCGATTCATCACGTGCACATTCCCCTGCGGCTTCCTGTTCTGACTACCCACGTTTCCCAGGCACGCTTGCATGTTTGCGCAAGTCGTCCGGCTTTATGCACGTCCTCCTACATCATGCTGCGCGGCCGTACAAGCGAGCAGCCGAGGTCTGCACACCAATCTTTCCTGCGTTGCTTTTACTCAGTAGTCGACATAAATGGCTGCGCTCAACGATTTTTCAGTATTCTAATATTTTAGGGTCGACTTTCAATGTGTCACAACACGCATCTGCACTGCACCACAATGGTTGCGCTAGAATCGCTataataccgggtgtttcagccaACACATTCaagtttttttcaaaaataggcttttcagggtaaaaatatggcttttgcggcatagtattaccacaGTTCCTCAATTCTTTTGGGACTCTCGTATTACCAGGGTTGACGAACaatagaaaaccggtgaatcatcttgaGTTGTAGGCTAGTTattaattgtaaaaaaaattgactttttaactagtagagttaggcgcctagttgcaattagttatttgtagccggtcgtaagtaatagccatataagttttcagaatttcgaaaacgcgattacccttggcggtgcagctcgacaaaatttggctttttgactagttacgtgctattaggaatggccgcacagctggtattaggattggcgccagcatgtctcgaggattgccaccaagacagaatctctcgccatgtgtctgcggtatgcatttattgcgctcgcccggtcgtttctccgtgggacaagcggggagcagggttcttcGAAAATCCatttaaggagtcgctgccaccggccgcgaagtggttccggatGTCTTCCGATTTTTCCCGACATCTCCACCGAtccgactacccctggcctcacgggcacagcaccagcgtgggaacggatcacCACAGTGGCGTGTCTCCAGGCTTTGCCGGCCatgcctaatggcagaaccacaggggattatctcccgacggggctgcgcctcggtttcttcgaagttcaccgaccggcggagagcgggccgaccacctgacgtcgcctgccagcctgacggggtcctggccgcacacccatctccctcgggctcaacttatgccaggggcgtgtccatgtgtgcggaggtgtctgtttctgtgtgatagcgcaagttttgtccacacccaccaagGTGAGGGCGttccctacctggggaatctagggaagacgcagtgtataaagctggactgcagatgcagttgaagtagctcacttcagaactcaaaagcttgtaaatatgtaaaataaaccaagtcttcttcctccactaacgaattcTTCACTCAGTGGcgctcctgtcctggacggagcg comes from the Amblyomma americanum isolate KBUSLIRL-KWMA chromosome 1, ASM5285725v1, whole genome shotgun sequence genome and includes:
- the LOC144112889 gene encoding importin-7-like yields the protein MESTTMSLHEEQCPVDEYPVAKEVMRAIQNTDPMCFGALTSGPQFVEQKRSQQEICVLTDQTKAAAESNRIEKSGGYVFQNQTLPPPFSSGGKPFR